In Phocoena phocoena chromosome 11, mPhoPho1.1, whole genome shotgun sequence, one DNA window encodes the following:
- the SDR9C7 gene encoding LOW QUALITY PROTEIN: short-chain dehydrogenase/reductase family 9C member 7 (The sequence of the model RefSeq protein was modified relative to this genomic sequence to represent the inferred CDS: deleted 1 base in 1 codon), with the protein MAPITDLSFMYLYFKNCNLVRNLSNKYVFIMGCDSGFGNLLATQLVDRGMRALAACFTEEGAQKLQQVTSYQLQTTLLDVTKTESIKAAAQWVRDQVGEQGLWALVNNAGVGLPNGPNEWLTKEDYVKVINVNLVGLIEATLHKLPMVKKAQGRVVKMSSSGGHVAIIGGGYCVSKFGVEAFSDSIRRELHYFGVKVSIIEPGNYRTSILGKKDLEGMEKSMCKLWERLPQETRESYGEEYFHIYTDKLKNTMQLAESRISEITNSMEHASVSQNPRIHYNPGLDVKLLYLPLAKFPTPVTDFILRRYLPRPADSVRAGEAQGVVSGVWRRGGGRRHCRVT; encoded by the exons ATGGCGCCTATCACGGACCTCTCCTTTATGTACTTGTAT TTCAAGAACTGCAATCTGGTCCGCAACCTCTCGAACAAGTACGTCTTCATCATGGGCTGTGACTCGGGATTCGGGAACCTCCTGGCCACGCAGCTGGTTGATCGGGGCATGCGGGCGCTGGCTGCTTGCTTCACTGAGGAGGGGGCCCAGAAGCTTCAGCAGGTTACCTCCTACCAGCTGCAGACCACCCTATTGGATGTCACCAAGACTGAGAGCATCAAAGCAGCAGCCCAGTGGGTGAGGGACCAAGTGGGAGAGCAAG GCCTCTGGGCCCTGGTGAACAATGCTGGTGTAGGCCTGCCCAATGGTCCCAATGAATGGCTGACCAAGGAAGACTATGTGAAGGTGATCAACGTGAACCTGGTGGGACTGATCGAAGCGACTCTCCATAAGCTGCCCATGGTCAAGAAAGCCCAGGGCAGGGTCGTCAAAATGTCCAGCTCTGGTGGCCATGTGGCTATCATTGGTGGCGGCTACTGCGTCTCTAAGTTTGGCGTCGAGGCCTTCTCTGACAGCATCAG GCGTGAGCTCCACTACTTCGGGGTGAAAGTCAGCATCATTGAGCCGGGGAACTACCGGACATCCATTCTGGGCAAGAAGGACCTGGAGGGCATGGAGAAGAGCATGTGCAAGCTGTGGGAGCGGCTGCCTCAGGAGACCCGCGAGAGCTATGGAGAGGAGTACTTCCATATCT ATACTGACAAGTTAAAGAACACGATGCAGCTGGCAGAGTCAAGGATCAGTGAAATCACTAACAGCATGGAGCACGCTTCTGTTTCCCAGAACCCCCGCATCCACTACAACCCTGGCCTGGATGTCAAACTCCTCTACCTCCCCTTGGCTAAGTTTCCCACCCCTGTGACAGATTTCATCCTGAGGCGGTACCTTCCAAGGCCAGCAGACAGTGTCCGAGCTGGGGAAGCCCAAGGGGTGGTCAGTGGAGTATGGAGGAGGGGGGGCGGGAGAAGGCACTGTAGGGTCACATGA